The DNA window ATGGTGAATAATAACTGTTACACCAACTATATGGCAAAAAAAACCTTCGATTATACATTAGATGTTCTAAAAGAAATGAAAGAAAAATCAGTGCTTCAGTATAATGAATTGAAAAAGAAAACGGGATTTACTGAGACTGAGCTTCAAAGCTTTGAAGACTGTTCGAAAAATATGCTTATACTGTTGGATGAAGATAGCAGTGTTTACGAGCAGCATGAAGGATATTTTAATCTGCCTCATATTGATGTGGATTCCATACCTGTTGAGGAATTTCCGCTCTACCACAGTTGGTCCTATGACAGGATATATCGTTCCGATATGATAAAGCAGCCTGATGTTTTGATGTTTATGTTTTTATATAATCAAGAATTTAGTCTTAAATGCAAAAAGGCTAACTATGAATATTACGAGCCCAGGACTATTCATGAGTCCTCGCTTTCCCCATCTGTTCATTCGATTTTTGCATCAGAGCTCCAAAGACATGAAGAAGCATTCAACTTCTTTGGCTTTGCAACTCGCATGGACCTTGACAACTATAATAGAAATACTAAAGAGGGGCTGCATACAACAAGTCTGGCCGGAGCTTGGGTAAATATTGTTTATGGCTTTGGCGGAATGAGAAGCGATGGTGAGATGCTTAAGTTTAATCCATCCATCCCTAAGGCCTGGAACAGCTATAGCTTTAGGATTGTATACAAGGATGCAGTACTATCTATAAAAGTTAATAAGCGGAGTTTAAGCTTCAGGGTTATGAATAGTAAATCTGTAACAATAGAGATATACGATGAAAAATATGAAATCGGCCCTCGGGGACTAACTATAGCGATACCGGACTGTTGGAGGGGATAGTATGTCATGGACTGTTTATGAAGAAGGGTATAACAGTAATAATATAGTTGGCAATGGAAACAAGTTTATTACTGGCAATGGATATATGGGCTTCCGCGGTACTATGGAGGAATATACTAAAAATGAGCTTGTTGCCTGCAATATCTCTAATCTTTATGACAAGCAGGGTGATAATTGGCGTGAGCCAATCAATTCCCCTAATGGTTTTTTTACTACCTTAACTGTTGAGGGCAAAGAAATTGGACTTCTGCAGCAGGAACCGGCAGAACATGTACAAACACTTGATATTAAAGAAGGGCTTCATAGAAGGAATACAGTGTGGAGTACAGAATGTGGTGTAGTAAATGTTAAGGCAGAGCGGTTTGTCAGCCTATCTGATGTCCATCTGATGTGTCTCAAGTATGCCGTAGCTGTAGAAAAAGGTTGTAAATTAGTCATTAAGACGGGTATAGATGGAGATGTATGGGATATTAACGGTCCTCATCTAGAAGATTATATTTTATATGAAGCAGAGGGAATACTGAGGGTTTCCACCAGGACTCAGGAATTAAAGGTTCCTGTAGTAGTAGCAGAAGCCTGTATAAAAAGCTTTGAAGCAGAGGAAGTTATTGAAAAGAGCGAAAAGGGTATTTTCCGCATTATAAAAATCAACGCAGAGCCTAAGGTAGAATACACCATTTATAAATATATTTCAGTGTATACTGGAAATGATGAAACTTCCAATATTCAGGAGGACTGTGCAGCTTTAGCTTTGAAGGCTGCTGCAGCGAGTTATGCTAAGGTTTATAATGAGCATAAATTAAAGTGGAAGGCTAGATGGGAAGCTTCCGATGTAATTATTGAGGGAGATGAGGGCGATCAGTTAGCCCTCCGATATAGCATTTACCAGCTTCAAATTATAGCACCTTTGCATTCACAAGGACAATCAATACCTGCCAGAGGACTTTCAGGACAAACCTATAAAGGCGCAATATTTTGGGATACTGAGATGTTTATGCTCCCATTCTTTCTTCATACAGCTCCTGAGGTAGCCAGAAATTTAATAAGCTATAGAATAAAAACCTTAGATGGAGCCAGAAAAAAAGCAGCCCATTATGGTTATAGAGGAGCCTTCTATGCCTGGGAAAGCCAAGAAAGCGGCGAAGATGCCTGCAGTGATTTTAATGTTACTGATGTTTTCACAGGGCGGCCTGTCAAGACTTATTTCAAGGATAAGCAAGTCCACATAAGTGCTGCTGTGGCCTATGCAATATGGGAAGTCTATGAATTTACCGGGGATATAAGCATACTTATAAATGGGGGTGCTGAGGTAATCCTTGAATGTGCAAGATTCTTTTACTCTTATGCCTACTACAAAGAGGATAAGGATAGATATGAAATATTGGATGTCATAGGTCCGGATGAGTATCATGAAAGAGTAAATAATAATGCTTACACAAATAAGATGGTTTATCATACATTAGATGTTGCATTGCAAGCTTTAGAACTACTAAAAAGTGAATATCCCAGGGAGTATGAAGTGCTTATTTCGAAGCTTGATTATAGTAAGGAAGTTGCAAACATCATTAAGCTTAAAGAAAAGCTTTACATAGTGGAGCCTGATGAAAAAACACTTATAATAGAACAGTTTGATGGTTATAACAGACTGGAAGAATGCTGTTTAGCTGAAGTTAAAAGCAGGATGCTTGACCCTAAGGAATACTGGGGTGGTGGACATGGGGTTGCAACAAACACTAAGATTATTAAACAGGCTGATGTAGTGTTTATGCTTTATCTATTTAGGAATGAGTATTCTCAAGAAGTTTTGAGGGCCAACTGGACTTACTATGAACCAACGACAGAGCATGGCTCCAGTCTAAGCCCATGTATATACTCACTTCTTTCCTGTGAAATAGGAAATGAAGAGTGGGCATATCCATTTTTTGTTAAGAGCGCAAACGTTGACTTGAGTGGTGAATCCAAGCAGTTTGCAGGCTCAATATATATAGGTGGTACACATCCTGCAGCTAGTGGAGGAGCTTGGATGGCAGCGGTTTTAGGCTTTGCAGGGTTAAATGTCCGCGCTGGCAAAATTACTGTCAGCCCTAATCTGCCTAAAAAGTGGAGCAGACTTGCTTTCAACATCACTGTAAGAGGAGAAAAATACTTTATAGATATTACCCATGATAATCAGCAAATTCAAAAAATATGTCCTACCATATTTTTTGAATTTGCTGTATAATATAATAAACTGTTTTAACTAACAGTGGTTTAGTTGGAAAGTCTATACAGAAACAGCAAATTTGAGGCTTATTGATTAAAATTATAGGAGGGAATATCATGGGAGATAAGAATCCAAAACCAAAAAGCGAGGACAAGAAAAAGCCAAAAGAGGACAAGGTAAAGAAGGAAAAAAAGAAATACGCTTAAACAAAAAAAGAAGAGTGCCAGGTGCAAAAGTTATTAGGGTATTTGAACCAAAAGAAATTATAACTTAATAACTTTTACACCTGGCACTTATTATTATAGAAATACTAGAGATACTGTTTATCTCAGAGAACACACTCAAGATTCTAAATTTTAAAATTATTGATAACTGCATAAAACAATATATTGCAAATGTATAGCTGAAATGATATCCTAATATGCAGATGGTGTTGGAAAATACCCATCTGTTAAAGGGGAGTAACTACCTAGTATAGGAGATAAAGTCAACAACCGGTAGAGTGATAACACTACCTGGCTTTATCCTTTGATTAGTCAAAGATGTAAGACCTTTAGCAATATTTTATCTTTTGGGATAGAATGCTGCTAAAGGTCTTTTTGTATAGGTTTTGGATTTTTAGAATGATTAAATCTATTATAAGGAGGTGGATAATATAAAGGGAATATGTTGAGCATATAAATAAGATTTAAATGAATTTATAAGATTAAAAAGTATTAAGTTAAATTATTATTCACACTGAAGGGAGAGGGACTGTATATGTGGTTTTCTATATCAAAGGAAGAAGTACTCAAAGAACTTAATGTAAACCCAGTCACGGGGCTGTCTAAAGACGAAGTGAAGGCAAGGCTTGAAAAGTATGGTGAAAATAAACTTAAGGGGAAGCCAAAGAAAAGCTTAATTTCATTATTCTTCGCACAGCTCCAGGATATGCTTATATATGTTCTATTGGGTGCAGCGGTGATTACTGTAGTAATTGGAGAATATGTAGACGCAATTATTATACTGTTGGTTGTAGTTTTGAATGCGGTTATAGGTGTGATTCAAGAGTATAAGGCTGAAAAAGCTATTGAAGCTTTACAAAAAATGACAACCCCTAAAGCTTTAATAAGACGAGACAGTGAAGTTAGAGAGATTAACTCTGAAGAGATAGTACCGGGGGACATTATAGTTTTAGATGCCGGAAGATATATACCTGCGGATATCAGACTTATAGAAAGCGCTAACTTGCAGATTGAAGAATCAGCCTTAACAGGTGAATCAGTACCATCAGAAAAGAATGCAAATGATATTCATGAAGATCCGAAAACGCCAATAGGGGATAAATCAAATATGGCATTTATGTCTACCCTGACTACATACGGCAGAGGTGAAGGTGTAGTAGTCGGAACGGCGATGGAGACTGAAATAGGGAAAATTGCTAAAATACTTGATGAAGATATCGAAGAAATGACCCCCCTTCAAAAGAGACTGGATGAGCTGGGCAGGATACTGGGATTCTTAGCTATTGGCATATGTGTACTAATATTTATAATAGCTCTATTCCAGAAGAGAGATTTATTTGAAATGTTCCTTACTGCAATAAGCTTAGCTGTTGCCGCTATTCCGGAAGGACTTCCTGCAATAGTTGCAATAGTTCTTGCTCTTGGTGTAACAAGAATGTCGAAGATAAATGCCATAGTTAAAAAACTGCCTGCTGTTGAGACCTTGGGTTCTGTAAACATAATATGCTCTGATAAAACAGGCACGTTAACTCAAAATAAGATGACAGTTGTGAAATTCTATACGTTAGAAAGCCTGAAGGATGTTCCTTCAGAGGGAAAAGGATTTGATGCAGGAAAAGATGCCAGGGAATTAATGAAATCCTTCGTGCTATGCTCAGATGCTACCTATGAAAATGGACAGAGCACAGGAGATCCTACTGAAGTTGCTTTGGTTATACTGGGTGACAGATATAATCTGGAAAGAAGAACACTGCACTCCGAATATAAAAGAGTTGGCGAAAAGCCCTTTGATTCAGATAGAAAACTTATGTCAACGTTAAATGAAGAAGAAAGTGGATATAGGATTCATACTAAGGGTGCTATAGACAATATTCTAAAGATTTCAAAGAATGCTTTAGTTAATGGTGTTATTGTTCCATTAACTGAAGAAATGAAAGCAAGCTACCTGAAGGTGGCAGAAGAAATGTCAGATGATGCATTGAGAGTTCTGGGTGCAGCATTTAGAGATGTTGATTGCATAATTGATCCGAGCGAAATGGAAAAGGATTTAACTGTTATTGGAATAGTCGGTATGATAGATCCTCCGAGACTTGAAGTTAAGGACTCAATAATTGAAGCTAAGCGGGCTGGTATTACCCCGGTAATGATAACCGGAGATCACAAGAATACAGCGGTTGCCATTGCAAAGGAGCTTGGAATTGCAGCATCTATAGAACAGAGTATTACTGGTGCCGAAATAGATGAATTATCAGAGGTCGAGTTTTCAAAAAGAATAAATAATTATAGAGTATTCGCGAGAGTATCTCCTGAGCATAAGGTTAAGATAGTTAAGGCTTATAAGGCACAAGGAAATATTGTTTCTATGACAGGAGACGGAGTCAATGATGCACCTTCATTAAAGAATGCAGATATTGGTGTTGCTATGGGTATCACAGGCACTGACGTCTCTAAGGGCGCTAGTGATATGATACTTACTGATGATAACTTTACAACTATAGTTCGTGCTATAGAAGAAGGAAGAAACATTTACAGCAACATTAAGAAGTCAGTAATATTCCTTCTTTCATGCAACCTTGGAGAAGTTATTGCAGTATTTGCTTCAGTACTGTTCTTCTGGCCGGTACCACTAATGCCAACACAGATTTTGTGGATAAATTTAATAACCGATACACTTCCAGCTATTGCCCTTGGTATAGACCCCGGTGATAAGGATGTTATGAAAAAGAAGCCAAGAGATCCAAAAGAAAGCTTCTTTGCAAAAGGTGCTGGATATAGAGCTGTAATTGGTGGTACATTAATCGGGGTGCTTACTCTTGCTGCCTTCTACTTTGGATTAAGTGAATATGGATATAGCTTAGGCTCGGAGAATATACCGGAACATGTATTAACATATGCCAGAACAATGGCATTTGTGGTTCTCGCAGGTTCACAGCTATTCTATTCACTAACAATGAGAAATTCAACCAAATCAATATTCAAGGTAGGATTATTCTCTAACATATACCTGGTTGGTGCTATAGTAATCGGTTTTATACTACAGCTTGGAGTCATTTCAGTGCCTTTCCTTGCAAGCGCATTTAAGGTTCAAATGCTTTCGGGAAGAGACTGGATACTAGTTATACTATTTGCTTTAGTGCCTCTTGCAGTAAATGAAGTAATTAAGCTGTTTGCAAGACTAAAGGAAAGCAATAATAAGAGTTAAATATTAATCTTTAGTATTCAGGGAGCCAGCTTCTTTACATTTCACAATTGTAAGGAAGCTGGCTCCTTGCAAGTTTTTGGGACGGTTGCTTTTGCTTTGGCTTTTTCAAAATGGTATAATATTACTTGAGGTGGATAATATGTCAGGCAGTAAAGAATTCAGAGCCTGAAGGATTATTGCCATTAAGAAATATTAAATGGGCAAAGAGGATATATTAAATACAATTAATATATAAGTAAAGGAAGGTACATAATGATAGAATTAGGTGAAATGCAAAAGCTTGAGGTAATTAGAACGACTAAAATTGGCGCGTTTCTGAATACTGAATATGGAAGAGATCAGGAAGATATTCTGCTGCCGATGAACCAGGTGCCACAAGGCATTGAAATAGGAGACGAAATTGAAGTATTTGTTTATAAGGATTCGGAAGACAGAATGATAGCAACTATGAAAAAGCCAAAGATAACAATGGGAGAGTTTGCGCTGCTTGAGGTAGTAGATAATTCGAAAATTGGTGCTTTTATGGATTGGGGTTTGGAGAAGGACTTGCTGCTGCCTTTTAAGGAACAGACATATGAAGTGGAAAAGGATGGGTCCTATTTAGTGGGATTATATATAGATAAGAGCAGCAGATTATGCGCTACTATGGATATATACAAGCTATTGAGCACAGAATCACCTTATAAGGAAAATGACAGGGTTAATGGAACCATCTATCAGATCAATGAGGACATGGGAGCTTTTGTAGCTGTGAATAATAAATACAGCGGGTTGATACCTAAAAAGGAATTCTATGGTGAATATAAGTGCGGGGATAGCGTAGAGGTTAGAATAAAGAAGGTCAGAGAAGACGGAAAATTGGAATTGAGTTTAAGAAAAGAAGCTTATAATCAAATGGATGATGATGCCATAATGATTTTAGACAGACTGGCATCAAACGGGGGTAAGCTGGCATTAAATGATAACAGCCGGCCAGAGGATATAAATGCGGAGCTGAAGATGAGTAAAAGTGCGTTTAAAAGAGCTGTTGGAAAACTTCTTAAGGAAAGAAAAATCAAAATAACCGAACAAGGTATTGAAACAGTCTAAGAAGTGCACTCAAAGCTAACCTATGTAATGGACAAATGTGGTATAATTAGTGTGTACAGCACTTGAAGGTGACGGATTATATAGTTGATATTGAGAAAGGGAGAGTAAAAAATGTCAAATAAAAATATTGAAGCTATGAAAAAGATAATTGAAGAAAAGAAAAAAAAGAGCTCAGAACAAGGTGGAATTCCTAGAGCCAATGCGGATATAACGGAAATTAGAGAAAGTTACAAAAAGAACAAAAAAGGCGGGTTATTTGATAAATAGAATTACTCCGGAGGAGATAGACCATGGATGGAACTAATCGTGAAAATATAAAGCCAGGGGCTCATGTTTCTATTGTACAAAAGCAAGATCAACGCTCCGGGGAGTTAACAGAAGGTATAGTAATGAAAGTACTTACAAATTCTCAGACTCATCCCCACGGAATAAAGGTGATGCTTGAAAACGGTATAGTTGGCAGAGTAAAAGAAGTATTGCGCTAAAAGCAAAAGAGACGGTTTTCTAAAAACAATATTCTTATAAATAATTGCTTATAAGAGTATTGTTTTTGTGTTTTGTGCGAATATAAAAGCATGGAACCAAAAACATAATATTTCCGTCTATAAACTTAAAGAAATTTCTCAGGAGGCAGCAACATGAAAAAAATATTATTGATTGCACTTGTTTTGTTGCTGAGTGTTTCTCTGTTTGGTTGTACAAGTAGAGTAAATGGGGCTCAGCCAAAAGAAGAAGGGCAGAACAAAGCGGAGCCGCAGCAGACAGATAAATCTGATGAGGAGGCAGCTGCAAGTCTGGTTGAGGGTTTTGGCAGCAAGCTCCAATTAGTCTCGCTGCTAGCCCCCAAAGATATAGTGGAAAAGAGCATGAAAGAGAACTATGGTAATTTTGTCTCTGAAGCACTTATAGCAAAATGGATAAGTGATCCGCTGAATGCTCCGGGGCGACTGACTTCGAGTCCATGGCCGGATCGTATAGAAGTTCTAAGCATTGTGAAGTTATCAGAAGATACATACGAAGTTAAAGGCAAAATAATTGAAGTAACGAGCACTGAGAAGGAAAGCGGCGGAATTGCCGCAAAGCGCCCTATTACTCTTATGATAAAAAAATTCAACAATAACTGGCTTATAGACGATGTGACTCTCGGCGCTTATGAGGAAACCGATTCAGTCGTCAACTGATTTAAGATAACCAATGGAAAGTAAGTGTCAGTCGCTTACTTTCCATTGGTTATATAATTACTAAAATTTATTAATATATGGTTGACTAAATATTCTTATTCTAGGTATAATCTAGATTGTGTGTAAATTTACAAGGAAAAATTACTTAGGAGGAAATGAATAGGATGGATAAGGGCAACCATAGCCAGACAAGCATTATAACAGCTAGCTTAAAGGATGTTTCAGCAAATCCGGCACCATTGGGATTATTGGGATTTGGCATGACAACGGTATTACTTAATTTACATAATGCAGGTTTTTTCCCGCTTAGCGCCATGATATTGGCAATGGGCATTTTTTATGGAGGCTTGGCTCAAATTATCGCAGGAATTATGGAATGGAAGAAAAACAATACCTTTGGGACGACGGCTTTTATCTCATATGGTTTCTTCTGGCTATCCTTAGTGGGGCTGCTTGTTATGCCCAAACTAGGATTGGCAGAAGCAGCAACAGGTCCAGCGATGGCGGCATATCTTTTCATGTGGGGAATATTTACTTTCGGTATGTTTATTGGAACACTCCGAATCAGTCGTGCCCTGCAATTTGTTTTCGGTTCACTGACTATTCTCTTTTTCCTTCTTGCACTAGGAGATTATACCGGTATTGAAGGAATTAAGGTAGTTGCTGGATATGAAGGCACTGTCTGCGGTCTTTCCGCTATTTATACTGCGCTTGCTCAGATTCTGAATGAGGTTTACGGCAAAGCAGTGCTGCCTCTGGGAACTGTGAGAAAATAAACTTGTAAGGACGTGAAAAAATGCAGCTCTCAAGATTAAGAAACATGAATGATCAGGGCAGCCGGAAAGGGCACGGTCAGGATGAGGAATATCAACGATGTGAACTCTGCAATGTGCCTATATTCAATAACCCTTGTTGTGATGTAAGAAGCAGTGGCGTTTTTAAAGGGAAAGGGAAAATACTTTGTAACAAGTGTGCAGCGACACTTGCAAAGATACCCACACAACAAGCTATTCAAGCTTTGAATAATGCGTATGAGACTTACCCCAAAAAGTAACGCATGAATTAGAAGATGGAATAGTAAACAAAAATATCATATATTTGATACTAACATTGCTACATTTTCCATTACATGTTATGATATATATGTAATATTGTTTTTTCAACTGCCGAACTCCGGTATCATTATGAAGAATTTCGGGATTATAGAGCGGGAGACTCAATTAATTATGAGTTGACTGCTCTTTTTATATTTGTATAGCGCAAAGTGAATATAATGAATAACGTTAATCTGCAAAAGTTAGTGGACAAAGCTCGAGAACAGATAAAATTAATAATAAGCAGTGGCTTGCCACTTTTAAAGGAGAACACAAATTGAATTTTGAAGAACTGAACATCATTACGCCTATAATGAAGGCTTTAAAAACTGAAGGATATACCATGCCTACTCCTATCCAGGAACAGGCGATTCCGGTTATACTAGAAGGAAAGGATCTGCTTGGATGTGCGCAAACCGGTACAGGAAAGACGGCAGCATTTGCCATTCCCATGCTGCAGATGCTTCATGAAGAAGCGAAAAATGAAAAAGGACCACGAAGGATCAAAGCTTTAATATTAACACCAACACGTGAACTGGCAATTCAGATAGACGAAAGCTTCGCCGCCTATGGAAGATATACCGGAATTAAGCATACTGTGGTTTTTGGCGGGGTTTCACAAATTCCCCAAACAAACGCATTGAAGTCGGGAGCGGATATTCTTGTGGCAACTCCAGGTAGACTGCTTGATCTTATAAACCAGAAGTACATCAGTCTGAGTCATGTAAAGATGTTTGTGCTTGATGAAGCAGATCGTATGCTTGATATGGGGTTTTCCCACGATGTGAAAAAAATCATAGCACAATTGCCGATTGCAAGGCAAACACTATTGTTTTCTGCAACCATGCCGCCGGAGATTACAAAACTGATAGATACCATTCTGTCAAACCCGGTTAAGGTTGAAGTGACTCCTGCTTCATCAACGGTGGACACAATACAGCAAACAGTATATTTCGTCGATCAGAAGGACAAGAAATCCTTGCTTATAAAGCTGTTGAAAAGCAGGTCTATTGATTCAGCTTTGGTATTTACACGGACAAAGCATGGAGCTGATAAGATTGCGAGAGATCTGGCAAAGGCAAGTATAGCTGCCCAGGCAATACATGGAAATAAATCGCAGATGGCTCGCCAGCTTGCTCTGGAAAATTTCAAATTAAAGCGTACAAGGGTGCTTGTGGCAACCGATATAGCAGCGAGAGGAATCGATGTGCAGGAGTTATCCCATGTAATTAATTTCGACCTTCCAAATGTGCCTGAAACATATGTCCATAGGATAGGGAGGACCGGAAGGGCAGGAATGGGAGGAACTGCTGTATCATTTTGTGACAGCGAGGAAAGGGCATATCTGAGGGATATACAGAAGCTCATATCTAAAAAGATACCTGTCAGTGTGAATCAACCATAATGTCAATGAAGAATAAAAATTAAAAATAAATGTTTAAGGAGAACTATCTTATGATGAACCCTACAATAAGTGAATTGTTAACGAAAGTAGACAGCACATATACACTATGTAATGTAGTAGGCAAGAGAGCAAGGCAGCTAGTCGGTGGAGATCATCCGCTTTCAAAGTGCAATTCAGGAAAACCTGTTTCTATTGCGACTAATGAGGTTAATGACGGAAAACTTATTTATACTCGAAACAAAAGCGAGATTTAGTTAAAATGAGTTAGTGAAGTAAAGATTATTTGGTCTTTGAAAAGGCATATCCATTGTGGTAAAGTATATGTACCATAATGGATGCGCCTTTTCTGTCATATTTGAGATGAATGGCATATATAAGGACATAAACCTATTGACATGAAATTTGGTGTGTGGTATATAAAAAATTGAAACTTCTTAATAACGAAAGGAGAGATACACTTGGCAAAAAAACAATTTAAGGCAGAGTCTAAAAGGCTGCTGGATATGATGATCAACTCAATTTACACTCATAGGGAGATTTTTCTTAGAGAGCTCATTTCTAATGCCAGTGATGCAATTGATAAAATCTATTATAAAGCTTTAACGGATGACTCCTTGAGCTTTGATAAAGACAATTATTACATCAGAATAGCAGCTGACAAGAAAAACAGGGTATTG is part of the Clostridia bacterium genome and encodes:
- a CDS encoding glycosyl hydrolase family 65 protein, translated to MSWTVYEEGYNSNNIVGNGNKFITGNGYMGFRGTMEEYTKNELVACNISNLYDKQGDNWREPINSPNGFFTTLTVEGKEIGLLQQEPAEHVQTLDIKEGLHRRNTVWSTECGVVNVKAERFVSLSDVHLMCLKYAVAVEKGCKLVIKTGIDGDVWDINGPHLEDYILYEAEGILRVSTRTQELKVPVVVAEACIKSFEAEEVIEKSEKGIFRIIKINAEPKVEYTIYKYISVYTGNDETSNIQEDCAALALKAAAASYAKVYNEHKLKWKARWEASDVIIEGDEGDQLALRYSIYQLQIIAPLHSQGQSIPARGLSGQTYKGAIFWDTEMFMLPFFLHTAPEVARNLISYRIKTLDGARKKAAHYGYRGAFYAWESQESGEDACSDFNVTDVFTGRPVKTYFKDKQVHISAAVAYAIWEVYEFTGDISILINGGAEVILECARFFYSYAYYKEDKDRYEILDVIGPDEYHERVNNNAYTNKMVYHTLDVALQALELLKSEYPREYEVLISKLDYSKEVANIIKLKEKLYIVEPDEKTLIIEQFDGYNRLEECCLAEVKSRMLDPKEYWGGGHGVATNTKIIKQADVVFMLYLFRNEYSQEVLRANWTYYEPTTEHGSSLSPCIYSLLSCEIGNEEWAYPFFVKSANVDLSGESKQFAGSIYIGGTHPAASGGAWMAAVLGFAGLNVRAGKITVSPNLPKKWSRLAFNITVRGEKYFIDITHDNQQIQKICPTIFFEFAV
- a CDS encoding calcium-translocating P-type ATPase, PMCA-type, translated to MWFSISKEEVLKELNVNPVTGLSKDEVKARLEKYGENKLKGKPKKSLISLFFAQLQDMLIYVLLGAAVITVVIGEYVDAIIILLVVVLNAVIGVIQEYKAEKAIEALQKMTTPKALIRRDSEVREINSEEIVPGDIIVLDAGRYIPADIRLIESANLQIEESALTGESVPSEKNANDIHEDPKTPIGDKSNMAFMSTLTTYGRGEGVVVGTAMETEIGKIAKILDEDIEEMTPLQKRLDELGRILGFLAIGICVLIFIIALFQKRDLFEMFLTAISLAVAAIPEGLPAIVAIVLALGVTRMSKINAIVKKLPAVETLGSVNIICSDKTGTLTQNKMTVVKFYTLESLKDVPSEGKGFDAGKDARELMKSFVLCSDATYENGQSTGDPTEVALVILGDRYNLERRTLHSEYKRVGEKPFDSDRKLMSTLNEEESGYRIHTKGAIDNILKISKNALVNGVIVPLTEEMKASYLKVAEEMSDDALRVLGAAFRDVDCIIDPSEMEKDLTVIGIVGMIDPPRLEVKDSIIEAKRAGITPVMITGDHKNTAVAIAKELGIAASIEQSITGAEIDELSEVEFSKRINNYRVFARVSPEHKVKIVKAYKAQGNIVSMTGDGVNDAPSLKNADIGVAMGITGTDVSKGASDMILTDDNFTTIVRAIEEGRNIYSNIKKSVIFLLSCNLGEVIAVFASVLFFWPVPLMPTQILWINLITDTLPAIALGIDPGDKDVMKKKPRDPKESFFAKGAGYRAVIGGTLIGVLTLAAFYFGLSEYGYSLGSENIPEHVLTYARTMAFVVLAGSQLFYSLTMRNSTKSIFKVGLFSNIYLVGAIVIGFILQLGVISVPFLASAFKVQMLSGRDWILVILFALVPLAVNEVIKLFARLKESNNKS
- a CDS encoding S1-like domain-containing RNA-binding protein, which codes for MIELGEMQKLEVIRTTKIGAFLNTEYGRDQEDILLPMNQVPQGIEIGDEIEVFVYKDSEDRMIATMKKPKITMGEFALLEVVDNSKIGAFMDWGLEKDLLLPFKEQTYEVEKDGSYLVGLYIDKSSRLCATMDIYKLLSTESPYKENDRVNGTIYQINEDMGAFVAVNNKYSGLIPKKEFYGEYKCGDSVEVRIKKVREDGKLELSLRKEAYNQMDDDAIMILDRLASNGGKLALNDNSRPEDINAELKMSKSAFKRAVGKLLKERKIKITEQGIETV
- a CDS encoding YwbE family protein, with the translated sequence MDGTNRENIKPGAHVSIVQKQDQRSGELTEGIVMKVLTNSQTHPHGIKVMLENGIVGRVKEVLR
- a CDS encoding acetate uptake transporter; this translates as MDKGNHSQTSIITASLKDVSANPAPLGLLGFGMTTVLLNLHNAGFFPLSAMILAMGIFYGGLAQIIAGIMEWKKNNTFGTTAFISYGFFWLSLVGLLVMPKLGLAEAATGPAMAAYLFMWGIFTFGMFIGTLRISRALQFVFGSLTILFFLLALGDYTGIEGIKVVAGYEGTVCGLSAIYTALAQILNEVYGKAVLPLGTVRK
- a CDS encoding DEAD/DEAH box helicase, whose translation is MNFEELNIITPIMKALKTEGYTMPTPIQEQAIPVILEGKDLLGCAQTGTGKTAAFAIPMLQMLHEEAKNEKGPRRIKALILTPTRELAIQIDESFAAYGRYTGIKHTVVFGGVSQIPQTNALKSGADILVATPGRLLDLINQKYISLSHVKMFVLDEADRMLDMGFSHDVKKIIAQLPIARQTLLFSATMPPEITKLIDTILSNPVKVEVTPASSTVDTIQQTVYFVDQKDKKSLLIKLLKSRSIDSALVFTRTKHGADKIARDLAKASIAAQAIHGNKSQMARQLALENFKLKRTRVLVATDIAARGIDVQELSHVINFDLPNVPETYVHRIGRTGRAGMGGTAVSFCDSEERAYLRDIQKLISKKIPVSVNQP
- the rpoZ gene encoding DNA-directed RNA polymerase subunit omega gives rise to the protein MMNPTISELLTKVDSTYTLCNVVGKRARQLVGGDHPLSKCNSGKPVSIATNEVNDGKLIYTRNKSEI